A section of the Meles meles chromosome 8, mMelMel3.1 paternal haplotype, whole genome shotgun sequence genome encodes:
- the CWC15 gene encoding spliceosome-associated protein CWC15 homolog codes for MTTAARPTFEPARGGRGKGEGDLSQLSKQYSSRDLPSHTKIKYRQTTQDAPEEVRNRDFRRELEERERAAAREKNRDRPTREHTTSSSVSKKPRLDQIPAANLDADDPLTDEEDEDEDFEEESDDDDTAALLAELEKIKKERAEEQARKEQEQKAEEERIRMENILSGNPLLNLTGPSQPQANFKVKRRWDDDVVFKNCAKGVDDQKKDKRFVNDTLRSEFHKKFMEKYIK; via the exons ATGACAACAGCAGCTAGGCCAACTTTTGAACCTGCGAGaggtgggagaggaaaaggagaaggtgaTTTGAGCCAACTCTCAAAGCAATATTCGAGTAGAGACCTACCTTCTCATACAAAGATAAAATATAG ACAGACTACTCAGGATGCCCCTGAAGAGGTTCGCAACCGTGACTTCAGGAGAGAGctggaagagagagagcgagctgctgcaagagaaaaaaatagagatcGTCCAACACGAG AACATACAACGTCCTCTTCAGTATCAAAGAAACCTCGTTTAGACCAGATTCCTGCTGCCAACCTCGATGCAGATGATCCTCTAACGGAT GAGGAAGACGAAGATGAAGATTTTGAAGAGGagagtgatgatgatgatactgCAGCTCTTCTTGcagaactagaaaaaattaaaaaagaaagagctgaAGAGCAGGCCAGGAAG GAACAAGAACAGAAAGCTGAAGAAGAAAGAATACGAATGGAAAACATTTTGAGTGGAAACCCTCTCCTTAATCTCACTGGCCCATCCCAGCCTCAGGCCAACTTCAAAGTTAAAAGAAG gTGGGATGATGATGTTGTTTTCAAGAACTGTGCAAAAGGCGTAGATGatcagaagaaagacaaaagatttGTAAATGATACACTGCGATCTGAATTTCACAAAAAGTTCATGgagaaatatattaaatag